Within Microbacterium oryzae, the genomic segment GATGGCCCACATGGCGGCGGGGAACGAGGCGGCGATCGAGGTGAAGATCAGCAGCGACATGCCGTTGCCGACGCCGCGCTCGGTGACGAGCTCGGCGAACCACATGATGAGGCCGGTGCCGGCGGTCAGCGTGATCACGATGAGCAGCTGCGCCCACCACACGTCGTTCGTGAGGACGTTCACGCACTCGGGCACGCCGGTGGTGCCGAACAGCTGGCCGCTGCGCGCGACCGTGATGAGCGTCGTCGACTGCAGCAGCGCGAGCGCGATCGTGAGGTACCGGGTGTACTGCGTCAGACGCGCCTGGCCGGCCTGACCCTCCTTGTAGAGGGCCTCGAAGTGCGGGATGACCACGCGCAGCAGCTGCGTGATGATCGTCGCGGTGATGTAGGGCATGACGCCCAGCGCGAAGATCGACAGCTGGAGCAGGGCGCCGCCCGAGAAGAGGTTCACCAGCGAGAGGAGTCCCTGGGTGCCCGAGGTCTGGTCGATGCAGCTCTGCACGTTCGGGAAGTTGACGAACGGCGCGGGGATGTGAGCGCCGAAGCGGTAGATCGCGATGATCCCGAGCGTGAAGCCGATCTTCCGCCGCAGATCCGGCGTGCGGAAGATCCGCGCGATAGCGCTGAACAAGGAAGGGCCTCCCAGTGGAATGGAGTGGCGGCCCGACGAAAGAGGGCGCACCGATCTCCAGAGTAACGGAAAGGGCCGGAGGCGCATGCCTCCGGCCCTCTCGCGCGGTGTTACTTGATGCTGCCGCCGGCGGCGACGATCTTCTGCTCAGCCGAGCCGGAGACCTTGTCCACCGACACCGTCAGTGCGACGGAGATGTCGCCGTTGCCGAGGACCTTGACCTTCTCGTTCTTGCGAACGGCGCCCTTGGCCACGAGGTCGGCGATGGTCACATCGCCACCCTGCGGGTAGAGCTCCGCGAGCTTGTCCAGGTTCACGACCTGGTACTCCACGCGGAAGGGGTTCTTGAAGCCGCGGAGCTTCGGGGTGCGCATGTGCAGCGGCATCTGCCCACCCTCGAAGCCGACGCGCACGGTGTTGCGGGCACGCGTGCCCTTGGTGCCACGACCGGCCGTCTTGCCCTTCGAGCCCTCACCGCGACCCTTGCGGGTCTTCGCGGTGTTGGCGCCCGGAACGGGGCGGAGGTGGTGGGCCTTCAGCACGCCGGGGCGCTGCTCGTTGCTCTCAGCCATCAGTCGATCTCCTCAACATTCACGAGGTGAGCGACCGCGCGGACGTAGCCGCGGGTCTGAGCGTCGTCGGGACGGACGACCGAGTCGCCGATCCGCTTGAGACCCAGGCTGCGCAGCGTGTGGCGCTGGTTCTGCTTCTCGCTCACCTTGGACTTGATCTGCGTCACCTTCAGACGCGCAGCCATCAGGCACCTGCCTTTGCAGTAGCGGCGGCCTCGGCCTCCGCGCGCACGAGACGAGCCGGGGCGACCTGGTCGAAGTCGAGGCCACGACGCGCGGCGACCGCACGGGGCTCCTCGAGCTGCTTCAGGGCCTCGACCGTGGCGTGCACGATGTTGATCGTGTTCGACGAGCCGAGCGACTTCGACAGCACGTCGTGGATGCCGGCGCACTCGAGCACGGCGCGCACCGGGCCACCGGCGATAACACCGGTACCGGCAGCGGCCGGACGAAGCAGGACGACACCGGCGGCCGCCTCACCCTGCACGGGGTGCGGGATGGTGCTGCCGACGCGGGGAACGCGGAAGAAGTTGCGCTTCGCGTCCTCGACGCCCTTGGAGATGGCCAGGGGCACCTCGCGGGCCTTGCCGTAGCCGACGCCGACCACGCCGTTGCCGTCGCCGACCACCACGAGAGCGGTGAAGCTGAAGCGACGACCGCCCTTGACGACCTTCGACACGCGGTTGATCGTGACGACGCGCTCCAGGAACTGACTGTCGTTGCCACGGCTGTTGCGGTCACGGCCGCCGTTGCCGCGCTGGTCGCGACCGCCGCGGCGAGGCTCGCGCTCGCGGCGCTCCTCGGTCTGCTCGGGCGCTGCCTGGGCAGCGGCTTCGGTGGTCACTTCGGTCTCCTTGATCTCACTCACAGGTTCAGGCCTCCCTCACGGGCGCCATCCGCGATCGCGGCGACACGACCGGCGTAGCGGTTGCCTCCACGGTCGAACACGACGTCGTTGATGCCGGCGGCCTTCGCGCGCTCGGCGACGAGCTCGCCGACCTTGCGGGCCTTGGCGGTCTTGTCACCTTCGAACGAGCGGAGGTCGGTCTCGAGCGTGGACGCGCTGAAGAGCGTGATGCCCTTGCTGTCGTCGACGAGCTGCACGAACACGTGGCGTGCAGAGCGGTTGACGACGAGACGGGGACGCACCTCGGTGCCCACGACCTTCTTGCGAAGGCGAGTGTGGCGACGCGAGCGCGCGACGGACTTCGACTTCACAGCCATGATTACTTACCAGCCTTTCCGGCCTTGCGACGCACGACCTCGCCGGCGTAGCGCACGCCCTTGCCCTTGTACGGCTCGGGCTTGCGGATCTTGCGGATGTTGGCAGCGACCTCGCCGACGGCCTGCTTGTCGATGCCGGCGACGGTGAGGCGGTTGTTGCCCTCGACCGTGAGCGTGATGCCTGCCGGCGGCTCGATGACGACGGGGTGCGAGAAGCCGAGAGCGAACTCGACGGACGAGCCCTTCTGGGCGACGCGGTAACCCGTGCCGACGACCTCGAGGCCCTTGGTGTAGCCCTGGGTCACGCCGATGATGTTGTTGGAGATGAGGGTGCGGGTGA encodes:
- the rplR gene encoding 50S ribosomal protein L18; translated protein: MAVKSKSVARSRRHTRLRKKVVGTEVRPRLVVNRSARHVFVQLVDDSKGITLFSASTLETDLRSFEGDKTAKARKVGELVAERAKAAGINDVVFDRGGNRYAGRVAAIADGAREGGLNL
- the rplF gene encoding 50S ribosomal protein L6, translating into MSRIGRLPIDIPAGVSVTVDGSQVAVKGPKGELALSVAKPIEVKVEENQVLVTRPDDERESRALHGLTRTLISNNIIGVTQGYTKGLEVVGTGYRVAQKGSSVEFALGFSHPVVIEPPAGITLTVEGNNRLTVAGIDKQAVGEVAANIRKIRKPEPYKGKGVRYAGEVVRRKAGKAGK
- the rpmD gene encoding 50S ribosomal protein L30; amino-acid sequence: MAARLKVTQIKSKVSEKQNQRHTLRSLGLKRIGDSVVRPDDAQTRGYVRAVAHLVNVEEID
- the rpsE gene encoding 30S ribosomal protein S5 → MSEIKETEVTTEAAAQAAPEQTEERREREPRRGGRDQRGNGGRDRNSRGNDSQFLERVVTINRVSKVVKGGRRFSFTALVVVGDGNGVVGVGYGKAREVPLAISKGVEDAKRNFFRVPRVGSTIPHPVQGEAAAGVVLLRPAAAGTGVIAGGPVRAVLECAGIHDVLSKSLGSSNTINIVHATVEALKQLEEPRAVAARRGLDFDQVAPARLVRAEAEAAATAKAGA
- the rplO gene encoding 50S ribosomal protein L15, translating into MAESNEQRPGVLKAHHLRPVPGANTAKTRKGRGEGSKGKTAGRGTKGTRARNTVRVGFEGGQMPLHMRTPKLRGFKNPFRVEYQVVNLDKLAELYPQGGDVTIADLVAKGAVRKNEKVKVLGNGDISVALTVSVDKVSGSAEQKIVAAGGSIK